One region of Armigeres subalbatus isolate Guangzhou_Male chromosome 3, GZ_Asu_2, whole genome shotgun sequence genomic DNA includes:
- the LOC134222321 gene encoding 1-phosphatidylinositol 4,5-bisphosphate phosphodiesterase isoform X3: MQRRPSWMRLGFLVDPRGKVPVKVVARTFASGKTEKLVYQILSDLGLPSGKNDAIERPDFTFEKFYELYHKICPRNDIEELFRSITQGKSNTINMDQFINFLNEKQRDPRLNEILYPLYDEKRALEIINTYEQEEAAREAKTLTKDGLIRYLMSDENAPVFLDRLDIYMDMDQPLSHYYINSSHNTYLSGRQFGGKSSVEMYRQTLLAGCRCVELDCWDGKGEDEEPIITHGMAMCSDILFKDVIYALRDTAFVTSDYPVILSFENHCCRSQQYKLAKYCDEILGDLLLKEPLPDYPLEPGAALPPPSSLKRKILIKNKRLKPEVEKRELELFLQGEFVAEDDVKEDASAVRKLEPTEEVAAVATVAASQDGGEEVPAVQYTGSTTNVHPWLSSMVNYAQPIKFQSFDYADNKNIHHNMSSFAETTGMNLLKQQAIDFVNYNKRQMSRIYPKGTRADSSNYMPQVFWNAGCQMVSLNFQTSDLPMQLNQGKFEYNNNCGYLLKPDFMRRADRSFDPFADAPVDGVIAASCAVQVIAGQFLSDKKVGTYVEVDMYGLPSDTVRKEFRTRLVPANGLNPVYNEEAFLFRKVVLPDLAVLRFGVYDENGKLLGQRILPLDGLQAGYRHISLRTDANFPMSLPMLFCNIELKIYVPDGFEDFMDALSDPRAFMGAAKERSDNMKAMGIEESSSGAAADSSKVAKKDEYLEPPIVFDPITVESLRQEKGFQKTAKKQQKELDSVKKKHAKERTGVQKQQNTAIERLIKGKSKEEIKADPAIRKVIQEQNAQWSEMIERHKKEEWDLLKQQLDDQREILRKLMETTQASQMKQLEGKHEREIKTLNSLQAKISVETSKEVANDKTLKTKGEKDRRLREKKQNNIKRFMDEKKTATIKQNREKEKLKVTHDKQLEELDNDVQKLIDMYKVDEEEYKMTSKMEFYA, from the exons TTGGATGCGATTAGGATTCCTGGTGGATCCACGAGGAAAGGTTCCAGTCAAAGTCGTTGCCAGAACATTCGCCTCCG GTAAAACGGAAAAGCTTGTCTATCAAATATTGTCAGATCTGGGGCTGCCCAGCGGCAAAAACGATGCCATTGAAAGACCAGACTTCACGTTTGAAAAGTTCTACGAGTTGTACCACAAGATCTGTCCTAGAAATGATATCGAAGAGCTGTTCCGATCGAT CACACAAGGTAAGAGCAATACCATCAATATGGACCAGTTCATCAACTTCCTCAACGAAAAGCAACGTGATCCTCGACTCAATGAGATTCTCTATCCGCTGTATGACGAAAAGCGAGCGCTGGAAATCATCAACACATACGAGCAGGAGGAAGCAGCACGAGAAGCAA AAACCCTTACCAAAGACGGTCTTATCCGGTACCTCATGTCGGATGAAAACGCGCCAGTATTCCTCGATCGGTTGGACATCTACATGGACATGGACCAACCGTTGTCCCACTACTACATCAACTCATCTCACAATACGTACCTGTCCGGCCGCCAGTTCGGCGGTAAAAGTTCCGTCGAAATGTACCGCCAAACCCTGCTGGCCGGATGCCGATGCGTCGAACTGGACTGTTGGGATGGCAAGGGCGAGGACGAGGAACCGATCATCACCCACGGAATGGCCATGTGTTCAGATATTTTGTTCAAG GACGTGATATATGCGCTTCGTGATACGGCATTCGTCACCTCGGATTATCCTGTGATTCTTTCATTCGAAAATCACTGCTGTCGATCGCAGCAGTATAAACTAGCAAAATACTGTGATGAAATCCTTGGTGATCTACTGCTGAAGGAGCCACTGCCTGACTATCCG CTTGAGCCAGGAGCAGCGCTTCCGCCTCCTTCTTCCCTAAAACGTAAGATCCTCATCAAGAATAAACGACTGAAACCGGAAGTGGAAAAACGAGAACTAGAGCTGTTCCTACAGGGCGAATTCGTGGCGGAGGACGACGTCAAGGAAGACGCCAGCGCCGTGCGCAAACTGGAACCAACCGAAGAGGTAGCAGCGGTAGCGACAGTGGCAGCATCACAAGATGGCGGCGAAGAGGTTCCCGCAGTCCAGTATACAGGTTCAACGACCAATGTCCACCCATGGCTCTCGTCGATGGTTAACTACGCCCAGCCCATCAAGTTTCAATCGTTTGACTACGCCGATAATAAAAATATCCACCATAACATGTCTTCGTTTGCCGAGACAACCGGCATGAATCTCTTGAAGCAACAGGCCATCGATTTTGTAAACTACAACAAACGACAGATGTCACGTATCTATCCCAAAGGAACCCGCGCTGATTCGTCCAATTacatgcctcaagtattctggaATGCCGGCTGCCAGATGGTGTCCCTTAACTTCCAGACCTCCGATCTACCAATGCAGCTGAACCAAGGTAAATTCGAGTACAACAATAACTGCGGATATTTGCTAAAGCCGGATTTCATGCGACGagccgatcgaagtttcgacCCATTTGCCGACGCTCCAGTCGATGGTGTGATTGCCGCCTCCTGCGCCGTACAAGTCATTGCCGGTCAATTCTTGTCGGACAAAAAAGTTGGAACCTACGTCGAAGTCGACATGTACGGCTTACCCTCAGATACCGTCAGGAAAGAATTCCGAACCCGTCTGGTCCCGGCAAACGGTCTCAATCCGGTGTACAACGAAGAAGCGTTCCTTTTCCGAAAAGTGGTGTTGCCGGATCTAGCCGTATTACGATTCGGCGTTTACGATGAAAATGGTAAACTACTCGGACAACGAATCCTACCGTTGGACGGTCTACAAGCCGGCTACCGGCACATCTCACTCCGTACCGATGCCAACTTTCCGATGTCATTGCCTATGTTATTCTGTAACATAGAACTTAAAATCTACGTTCCCGATGGCTTCGAAGATTTCATGGACGCGCTCTCCGATCCTCGTGCATTCATGGGCGCTGCCAAAGAACGATCGGATAACATGAAAGCCATGGGCATCGAAGAATCAAGCTCGGGCGCCGCAGCTGACAGTAGCAAAGTGGCGAAGAAGGACGAGTACTTGGAACCACCAATCGTATTCGATCCGATTACCGTGGAATCGCTTCGACAGGAGAAAGGCTTCCAGAAAACGGCCAAGAAACAACAGAAGGAACTGGATAGCGTTAAGAAGAAGCATGCCAAAGAACGGACGGGTGTACAAAAACAGCAGAATACTGCCATCGAAAGACTGATCAAGGGAAAGAG CAAGGAGGAAATCAAGGCGGATCCAGCGATCCGAAAGGTGATCCAAGAGCAGAACGCCCAGTGGAGCGAAATGATCGAACGCCACAAGAAGGAAGAGTGGGATCTGCTGAAACAGCAGCTGGACGATCAGCGGGAGATTCTGCGGAAGCTTATGGAAACGACGCAGGCATCCCAGATGAAGCAACTCGAAGGCAAGCACGAGCGCGAAATCAAAACCCTCAACAGTCTCCAGGCGAAGATTTCCGTCGAAACTTCCAAAGAGGtggccaacgataaaacacTCAAGACCAAGGGAGAGAAGGACCGCCGGTTGCGCGAGAAAAAGCAGAACAATATCAAGcggtttatggacgagaagaag ACGGCTACCATCAAGCAAAACCGCGAGAAGGAGAAGCTGAAAGTGACCCATGACAAGCAACTGGAAGAGTTGGACAACGACGTTCAGAAG